From the Thermodesulfovibrio thiophilus DSM 17215 genome, the window GATATAAAAGATCGTGATAGTTGAATCTGCCAGGAATTTTTGATATGAGTCGTATGGAAGTTGGATAATCACCAGCATCATAAACAATTTTGCTGAATAAAGGAATATTTTCGATATTTCTATTATTTTTTAATGAACTTTTTATCTCTTTTAGCACTTCTTCTTTAAATCCTGTCTGCATAAGTATATCGACTCTTTTGGGAAGTTTTAGTTTGTAATTGATTGATGATACAGGTTCAGGAATATATGAAATCTTACCTTTCATATACAGTAAGTATGAGTAAATATCTCCAGGGCGAAATGAAACAGAGTAATGTTTAGTTGTCACAACCCCCTTTAATTCATTAATTCTTTCAAGCCAGTAAAGATATTTAAGTTTGCTATATGAGGAATATAATTCTTGAAAAATCTTTTTTGCTTCTTCATATTCTTGCTGGAGGTAGTAGTTCCAGCCTAAAGACCACAGCCCATTTTCCCTTGCAGAGTTATATCTGTTAACCACCATTTTCAATATTTTTATTGCTTCATCAGGCTCACCAGTTCTTCTTTTAATATTTGCATAGTTTATAAGAATTTCTGATATTCTCTGGTCTCCAGTTTTTATATAATCTGGCAATTCTGTTTCAAATGTTTCATAGTCTTTTGCTCTTAAAAGAGCTCTTGCCCTCCAGTAATAGTCTTTACACTCTTTGAAAATTTCTGCAGCCTCAGAATATCTTTTTTGCATAAAAAGAGAATAACCCAGTATTGATAGAATTTCTGTTTTTTGAGAATTATCGGTATCAACTAGAGCCATTTTTATATATTTTTCAGCTTTTTTAAATAAATACGCATTGTTTAATGCTTTAGATTTTTTTATTAAATCATTTATTGTTATATCTTTTTTAGACAATTCTTTTTCTGCCTTATCAGCAAAAGATGTAGCGGTTATAAAAATATCTTTAAATATTATTTTTGCTTTTTCAATTTCTCCTTTTTCTTTGAGATGTTGAGCATACTCAAACTTAGTTTTAACTTCTTCAGGATATTCATTAATGAATGATTCATAGATTTCATCAACTTCAGGTAAATTAAGTTTTTTTGCTATCTCAATTTCTTCCTTAGCAGCTTCCTTAATAATCGGTGATGATGGATAGTTTTTCTTCAGTTCATTCAGGTCTTGTAAAGCTTTTTCATATTTATTCATTCCAGTGTAAGCCCTAGCACGCCAGAATAAAATATAATCTCCAATTTCCTGAAACTCTAGAAGTGCTTTTGTAAAATATTCTTCAGCGTTTGAAAAATCTTCTGATTTCAGTGATTGTTTGCCTTCAATTAGATAGTCTATTGATGAAAATTGAGAAAAACTATCACATGGAAGCAAAATAAACAATGATAGTATAATTAACAAGCCCGCGATTTTCATATTTTTTCTATCTGTTTTTTAAATGAATTAAAATTACTATTTATTTCCTGCAAGCTATCACCGCCAAATTTTTCTAAAAAAGCATCTGCAATATGCCATGCTAAAACAGCTTCACCGATCACGCTTGCAGCAGGTACAGCACATATATCAGAACGTTCATAAGAAGCCTCAGAGGCTTCTTTTGTAAAAACATCCACAGATTTAAGAGGTTTTCTCAGTGTAGGTATAGGCTTCATTGTGGCTCTTATAACCACAGGCATCCCATTTGACATTCCTCCTTCAATTCCGCCCATATGATTGGATATTCTGTAAAAAAATTTATCGAAAAAAATTTCATCCATAGCCTCTGAACCATATTTTTTACCGAGTATCACTCCATCACCAATTTCAACTGCCTTTATTGCCTGAATGCTCATAATTCCCATAGCAATGCGTGCATCAAGTTTTCTGTCCCAGTGAACATAACTTCCAAGCCCTGCTGGAAGACCTGTAGCAAACACTATAAAAGATCCTCCAACACTATCACCGGTTTTTATCGCATGGTCAATAGTATTTATGAAGTCTTCTTCTATTTGCTTCCAGGGACATCTGATCCGAGATGATTCAGCTTTATCAGAGAATTCTAGGAGTTCCTGTTCGCTTAAATAGGCTGTTTCGATATCTTTCTTTACAGAACCGATGTTAATTACAAAACTTCCAATTTTTATGTTGAAATGTTTTAAAAGCTGTTTCGCAACTGCTCCGATAGCAACTCTCATTGCTGTTTCTCTTGCAGATGAACGTTCAAGCACATTACGGATATCAGTATGTTGATATTTAAGCAATCCTGGTAAATCTGCATGACCTGGCCTTGGGCGTGTAACCGCTTCACTGCAGCCTTCTGATGATGATTCAGAGTTCATTGTCTGTTCCCAGTTTTTCCAGTCACGATTTTTAATAAAAAGTGCAATTGGACTGCCAAGTGTTTTGCCCCATCTTACTCCAGATATAATCTCAACTTCATCAGACTCTATTTTCATTCTTCCACCTCTACCATAGCCCCGTTGCCTTCGCTTTAGTTCTTTATCAATATCTTCCTTTGAAATACTCACACCTGCAGGCATCCCTTCGATTATGCCTGCAAGTGCCTTACCATGAGACTCACCTGCAGTAAGAAATCTAAGCATAGGCATATTTTAAAAAATATGAGCGTATTTTTTCATCTTTTACTGTAATTGTAAAAATTATTGAATTTTTTACATAATAGAAAAACTCAATTTTTAAGCTGGAGGGCAGATAATGCTTATTGTACAAAAATATGGTGGTACCTCAGTATCCAATATTGAAAGAATAAAAGCAGTTGCAGAAAGAGTATCAAACACTGTAAAAGCGGGTAATAAAGTAGTAGTTGTTGTATCTGCCATGGCAGGAGAGACAGATAAATTGATAGGACTTGCCCATCAGATATGCCCTGACCCTCCAGAAAGGGAAATGGATTTACTTCTTTCATCTGGAGAAAGGGTTACTGCTTCTCTTACTACAATGGCTTTACATCAACTGGGTCATAAAGCAATTGCACTAACAGGAAGACAGATGGGGATAATCACAGATACAGTGCATACAAAGGCAAAGATAGAAAAAATTATTGCAACAAGGGCAGTTAAAGCTCTTGAACAGGATTATATTGTTGTGGTGGCTGGATTTCAAGGAGTTACAGAAGATGAAGATGTAACCACTCTTGGAAGAGGGGGTTCAGATCTCACAGCAGTTGCAATAGCTGCAGCTTTAGGAGCTGATTTATGCGAAATTTACACTGATGTGGATGGTGTTTACACGGCAGATCCCAATATTGTTCCTGAGGCAAAGAAACTTGATAAAATTTCCTATGAAGAGATGCTTGAACTTGCTTCATTGGGAGCGAAGGTCTTACAAACTCGTTCTGTAGAGTTTGCAATGAAATACAGTGTTCCAGTAGTTGTTCGCTCAAGCTTTAATGATAATCCTGGAACATTGGTTACAAAGGAGGATAAAGAGATGGAAAAAGTTGTAGTTTCAGGCATAGCTCACGATAAAAATCAGGCTAAGATTACAATTCTTAAAGTGCCAGACAGACCTGGAATAGCAGCAAAACTTTTCAAAACAATTGCAGATACGAATATTGTTGTTGATATGATTGTGCAAAACATAAGCAGTGATGGAAAGGCAACTGATATATCATTTACGGTCCCAAAAACTGATGCAAGAAAAGCTCTTGAAATTACTGAAAAACTCTCAAAGGAACTTGGAGCAGAGGGAGTACTTCTTAATGAAGATATTGCAAAGATATCCATTGTAGGAGTTGGTATGAGAACTCACTCTGGAGTCGCTGCTCAGATGTTTGAGGTTCTGGCAAATCATGGTATAAATATTATGGCAATCAGCACCTCTGAGATAAAAATTTCCTGTCTTATAGATTCAAAATATACAGAGCTGGCAGTCAGAGTTCTTCATGATATCTTTAAATTAGGTGAACAATAATGGAACTTCCATCC encodes:
- a CDS encoding transglycosylase SLT domain-containing protein — encoded protein: MFILLPCDSFSQFSSIDYLIEGKQSLKSEDFSNAEEYFTKALLEFQEIGDYILFWRARAYTGMNKYEKALQDLNELKKNYPSSPIIKEAAKEEIEIAKKLNLPEVDEIYESFINEYPEEVKTKFEYAQHLKEKGEIEKAKIIFKDIFITATSFADKAEKELSKKDITINDLIKKSKALNNAYLFKKAEKYIKMALVDTDNSQKTEILSILGYSLFMQKRYSEAAEIFKECKDYYWRARALLRAKDYETFETELPDYIKTGDQRISEILINYANIKRRTGEPDEAIKILKMVVNRYNSARENGLWSLGWNYYLQQEYEEAKKIFQELYSSYSKLKYLYWLERINELKGVVTTKHYSVSFRPGDIYSYLLYMKGKISYIPEPVSSINYKLKLPKRVDILMQTGFKEEVLKEIKSSLKNNRNIENIPLFSKIVYDAGDYPTSIRLISKIPGRFNYHDLLYPEPYMDIVLKASRNFNINPYLILAVMREESKFNRQVLSPAGALGLMQLMPYTAKREGKKLGILLKEDHEILEPETNILIGSFYLKNLIEDFQNIALAVAAYNAGEKAVLSWIKNNSYTDMDELLEDIPYAETKAYVQRVLTSYFEYLRTNKKLTQEHISKIIKIRGGNP
- a CDS encoding aspartate kinase, which translates into the protein MMLIVQKYGGTSVSNIERIKAVAERVSNTVKAGNKVVVVVSAMAGETDKLIGLAHQICPDPPEREMDLLLSSGERVTASLTTMALHQLGHKAIALTGRQMGIITDTVHTKAKIEKIIATRAVKALEQDYIVVVAGFQGVTEDEDVTTLGRGGSDLTAVAIAAALGADLCEIYTDVDGVYTADPNIVPEAKKLDKISYEEMLELASLGAKVLQTRSVEFAMKYSVPVVVRSSFNDNPGTLVTKEDKEMEKVVVSGIAHDKNQAKITILKVPDRPGIAAKLFKTIADTNIVVDMIVQNISSDGKATDISFTVPKTDARKALEITEKLSKELGAEGVLLNEDIAKISIVGVGMRTHSGVAAQMFEVLANHGINIMAISTSEIKISCLIDSKYTELAVRVLHDIFKLGEQ
- the aroC gene encoding chorismate synthase; protein product: MLRFLTAGESHGKALAGIIEGMPAGVSISKEDIDKELKRRQRGYGRGGRMKIESDEVEIISGVRWGKTLGSPIALFIKNRDWKNWEQTMNSESSSEGCSEAVTRPRPGHADLPGLLKYQHTDIRNVLERSSARETAMRVAIGAVAKQLLKHFNIKIGSFVINIGSVKKDIETAYLSEQELLEFSDKAESSRIRCPWKQIEEDFINTIDHAIKTGDSVGGSFIVFATGLPAGLGSYVHWDRKLDARIAMGIMSIQAIKAVEIGDGVILGKKYGSEAMDEIFFDKFFYRISNHMGGIEGGMSNGMPVVIRATMKPIPTLRKPLKSVDVFTKEASEASYERSDICAVPAASVIGEAVLAWHIADAFLEKFGGDSLQEINSNFNSFKKQIEKI